The sequence TGCACGTTTTGCTGCTTCCTCTTTTGCTTTCTCTACAGGATCGTAGAGCATAGCAGTACACAGGCAGTTCTTACGATTCTTGCTGGTCAGCACGTCAAAGTTAACACAACTCCGGCATCCTTTCCAGAACTCTTCGTCGTCAGTCAGTTCAGAGTACGTTACCGGCTCATAGCCCAGCTCGGAATTGATCTTCATCACAGCGAGACCTGTAGTCAGACCAAAGATCTTGGCATCAGGATATTTCTCGCGGGAGAGTTCGAACACTTTATGTTTAATGGCTTTTGCCACACCATGTCCACGGAATGCGGGGTTTACAATCAAACCAGAGTTAGCTACAAACTTCTCATGGCCCCAGGCTTCTACATAGCAAAAACCTACCCATTCACCTTTGTCAGTAACTGCGATCACGGCCTTGCCTTCTTCCATTTTATGCTGTACATATTCTGGAGAACGCTTAGCGATGCCTGTCCCTCTGGCCTTGGCGGAAGCTTCCATCTCGTCGGTAATTGTCTTACCATAATGCTGATCGTCAACGGAGGCTACCCGTACGATAATATTCGGATTTTCCAATCTTGTCAATTGAAAACGTTACAATAAATAAATTGAATCTACTACCCATTTTGAGTGGGGGAAAATACCTTAATGAATTTGTGAGGAGGCATTAAGGTTGCGATAGCGGGCTGGCTAGGCGACACTATCAAATACGAGGTCGTCGGGATAGGTATCTAAAGACATTGAACCCAATGGAGTACTCACCTCCCATTAGGGAAGGGTGAAAAGGAGAAAGGTTATGGGCCGCAAAGTTTTCCAACTTCAGTTCAGCATTAAATTGTTAAAAACTGTCTTTAATTAATCAACCGCAAAGTTATAATATTATTTATTCAATGTGGTCAAAAAATTTTCCGACTTACTGTTAAATTTCCAATGCAAGATTAACAAAAGCCGCGCCAAACAGAGATTTATAGAAAATATATTTTCTCAATCTATATT is a genomic window of Chitinophaga sp. LS1 containing:
- a CDS encoding GNAT family N-acetyltransferase; this encodes MTRLENPNIIVRVASVDDQHYGKTITDEMEASAKARGTGIAKRSPEYVQHKMEEGKAVIAVTDKGEWVGFCYVEAWGHEKFVANSGLIVNPAFRGHGVAKAIKHKVFELSREKYPDAKIFGLTTGLAVMKINSELGYEPVTYSELTDDEEFWKGCRSCVNFDVLTSKNRKNCLCTAMLYDPVEKAKEEAAKRAAAAEHYNVVIQPQVMVAANGTIQHSQRKRKFSDNFKLFERWLRYKRFVLLKSGKEKEGGSGGGGAAAASKKRFFLFNFL